The sequence AGTACAGAGCTACAAACAAAATATAACCACTTAATGCAGCAAGAAACAGCATATAAAGAGCAAGTGGAGCAATTGAAAGATCCAGAGTATGTTGCTAAACTTGCTCGCAGTGAGTATTATTTATCCAAAAATGGTGAAATCATTTTTACGATACCATCAAAAAAAGATTAGGCTATAAAGGAACAAAAATATAGATATTATAAAATTAAGAAGGAGCATTCTATTTATGTCGATTGAAGTAGGTACTAAGGTAACGGGTAAAGTGACAGGAATTACAAATTTTGGAGCTTTTGTTGAACTTGAAGGTGGAAAAACAGGTCTTGTTCATATCAGTGAAGTTGCAGACAGCTATGTTAAAGATATTCATGATATTTTAACTGTTGGTGACGAGGTTACTGTTAAGGTAATGAACGTTGGGGATGATGGTAAGATTGGTCTATCGATTCGTCGTGCCATTGATAAGCCTGAAAGTGAAAAAACGACAACAACATCAAGTTATTCTTCACGTAAACCGAGAGCAGCGGTTAAAAAACCAACTTTCGACAAACCAGAAGATTTTGAATCGAAAATGTCACGCTTCCTTAAAGATAGTGATGAGCGTCTTACGACTATCAAACGTCAAAGTGAGTCTAAACGTGGCGGTAGAGGCGCACGTCGCAGCTAATATTTGCACGAATTGAGCTTGAAAGCAGAGCTCGTCGTCAATTTTGAGCATCGCTGTATGTTTACGCGATGTTCTTTTTTTATTAAGGAGAGGCTATGATTTTTAATAAGCAGGTAGAGACATACAGCCAACAGCACGAATTACTACGCCCAGGCGATCATTATCTCCTGGGTGTTTCTGGTGGCGTTGATTCAATCGTATTATTACATTATTTTGTGAATAACCCTATGCTTAATAAACAGCTGACAGTGGTGCATGTTAATCATCAGTTACGACCAGAAGCTGACATGGAAGCGAAGTTTG comes from Brochothrix thermosphacta DSM 20171 = FSL F6-1036 and encodes:
- a CDS encoding S1 domain-containing RNA-binding protein; this translates as MSIEVGTKVTGKVTGITNFGAFVELEGGKTGLVHISEVADSYVKDIHDILTVGDEVTVKVMNVGDDGKIGLSIRRAIDKPESEKTTTTSSYSSRKPRAAVKKPTFDKPEDFESKMSRFLKDSDERLTTIKRQSESKRGGRGARRS